One region of Daphnia pulicaria isolate SC F1-1A chromosome 7, SC_F0-13Bv2, whole genome shotgun sequence genomic DNA includes:
- the LOC124351030 gene encoding uncharacterized protein LOC124351030, whose amino-acid sequence MLTRIYDCTTDVDDFEFQGNNLRGGYGTDNKTLLRVVLLHLPPVFNVVRNSSNHIIKLGGVAVQVLLWLSRTMNFKFEIIPDNIYSVENNAAGKGLMSYIVEGVINDKYHVVYVHV is encoded by the exons ATGCTGACTCGAATTTACGATTGTACAACTGATGTTGACGATTTTGAATTCCAAGGCAACAATTTACGAGGAGGTTATGGTACCGATAACAAAACATTACTCCGCGTCGTATTGCTTCAT CTTCCTCCGGTATTTAATGTTGTTAGAAACTCCAGTAACCATATCATCAAACTTGGAGGAGTTGCCGTTCAAGTTCTTCTATGGCTTTCTCGCACTATGAATTTCAA ATTCGAAATTATACCAGACAACATATACAGCGTCGAGAATAATGCTGCCGGAAAAGGTCTCATGAGCTATATCGTTGAAGGGGTAATAAACGATAAATATCATGTAGTTTATGTGCACGTGTAA
- the LOC124351097 gene encoding apolipoprotein D-like: MFINLVMLLLVMFTRSPGPVSGQILRLGHCPSFSVLKDFEMDKYLGTWYQIERYFSFPGMGGKCWTQTYYPDPEVEGRFKLRMDYRDFVVENKMTTEMDIYQDMVDDPATLTSQLFSMPFTADDYQVLSTDYTNYAVEYRCEDRGLFQRRESLWILSRSPFPKSWVMKEAKSVVASLGLKMSSLRPVTQDCFLPHRGPYSNRPYQQQIKRNHFIPMYSRAATHEQQQKHKFIQLPKHHNFA, translated from the exons ATGTTTATAAATTTGGTGATGTTGTTATTGGTGATGTTCACTCGGTCTCCAGGTCCGGTATCCGGACAGATCCTTCGCTTAGGGCACTGTCCTTCCTTCTCCGTCCTAAAGGATTTTGAAATGGATAAG TACTTAGGAACATGGTACCAAATTGAACGTTACTTTTCCTTCCCTGGAATGGGAGGCAAATGTTGGACCCAAACTTACTACCCCGATCCTGAAGTTGAGGGACGCTTCAAATTGAGAATGGATTATCGAGATTTTGT AGTGGAGAATAAGATGACGACTGAAATGGATATTTACCAAGATATGGTAGACGATCCTGCCACATTGACTAGCCAGCTCTTCAGCATGCCAT TTACAGCGGATGACTATCAAGTGTTGAGTACTGATTATACAAATTACGCCGTCGAATACCGCTGTGAGGATCGTGGACTATTTCAACGTAGAG AGTCTCTGTGGATCCTTTCAAGATCCCCCTTTCCGAAATCCTGGGTAATGAAGGAAGCCAAAAGTGTTGTTGCCAGTCTTGGACTCAAAATGTCTAGCCTTCGACCGGTGACGCAAGACTGTTTTCTACCTCATCGTGGACCATACTCCAACAGGCCCTACCAACAGCAGATCAAGAGAAATCATTTTATTCCGATGTATTCGCGAGCAGCAACTCATGAGCAGcaacaaaaacataaatttattCAGTTACCAAAGCATCATAATTTCGCTTAA